One Prevotella melaninogenica DNA window includes the following coding sequences:
- a CDS encoding tetratricopeptide repeat protein, with protein sequence MLRGIVVSLLCLLALPSAAQYNVKKMMEEGRRTLDQGYYVTSMQIFSRIVALKPNLYEAWYLMALSKYRLEDYKGAGDDCRRALTLQPYIADIYELYGMSNIRVERYDSAIVAFTHALDITPDNRDYWFNRAYCLYQVGDSKAALQQLDYILKRWKSFDAASQLRADIVAGRKPKQQPMKPNASHFYKLPSLRIESDDKRPLKL encoded by the coding sequence ATGTTGCGTGGTATCGTAGTATCCTTGCTTTGCCTATTGGCATTACCGTCAGCAGCCCAATACAACGTCAAGAAGATGATGGAGGAGGGGAGGCGGACGCTTGATCAGGGATACTACGTTACTTCCATGCAGATTTTCTCCCGTATCGTTGCCCTCAAACCAAATCTATACGAGGCTTGGTATTTGATGGCATTGTCAAAGTATCGCCTTGAAGACTATAAGGGTGCTGGTGATGATTGTCGCCGTGCTTTGACTTTACAGCCCTATATTGCTGATATCTACGAACTTTATGGTATGTCTAACATTCGTGTGGAGCGTTACGACAGTGCTATCGTTGCCTTTACCCACGCGCTTGACATAACCCCCGACAATCGTGACTATTGGTTTAATCGTGCCTATTGCCTTTATCAAGTGGGCGATAGCAAGGCTGCTCTTCAGCAACTTGATTATATCCTCAAGCGATGGAAATCATTCGATGCAGCCTCCCAGCTTCGTGCCGACATCGTAGCGGGTAGGAAGCCAAAGCAGCAGCCCATGAAACCTAATGCTTCGCATTTTTACAAGCTACCGAGTCTTCGCATTGAAAGTGATGACAAGCGTCCGTTGAAGCTTTGA
- a CDS encoding DUF3987 domain-containing protein, with protein MTQNIALNTSRNGNKGIVRTMTIEDYDRLIREPWLKKLINEIRTLPAGDKRADALKAQLPWRCPHYTAFGDNHRRQANLLPEAFTFQTTFDVDDVSVVEKAITAARELDTKPGRWRSKLLHMEYSARKKLHIDFRLPLGMTVEEAQQAYGEAIGVPYDKSCITPERFIYVTSIDDEIYRSKEWYQPLNDDDREMYVAAFRGRGLTDDGRTLAYQVPTAEATHTPKEETTHTQPTTCTEKQLRIFDLSREAAGLKDVDINRIGSRHTSLQAILSIAASRLMSEEELLAVVQQRMPEYAKEQDCRQLIHDFYAKYHDDSKIFNATVQRINALAEQEAGEDVSNLKTAVTSGLMGNQTFSIPTPKAKPQYVADIENAILRLPALKATLAGVPEGMKIPVLCAVMPLAAAYADSVTVEYCDGKRMQLGLMSVIVGPQASGKSACKEALDTWLERMNEDDEKARKQEDEWKEKRRNRKANEKAPEDPRVMIRNVPVTISCSTLLKRMKYAQGHTLFSFGEELDTLRKTNGAGSWSQKYDIYRLAFDNGRWGQDYNSDQAESGVVDVAYNWTILGTYGALAKCFQGDNVENGLSSRIIFSEMPDNAFAPMPRFRGMIDRDSAAIREAVEKLCAANGFLDTPRLRKRIANWVEEKRLEASRTWDIVKDTYRKRAAVIGFRCGVVYRLIVEKESKACLDFAEAMAEYVLQAQMQIFGKPLLTQMGKTMEGNERRSRNKNILEELPQTFTLDDLNRLKPENTNIGTLRVMIHRWKADGWIEKVKEGEWKKTVTV; from the coding sequence ATGACACAAAACATTGCACTCAACACTTCACGCAACGGCAATAAAGGAATCGTCAGAACGATGACTATCGAAGACTACGATAGACTCATTAGAGAGCCGTGGCTGAAGAAACTGATAAACGAAATTCGTACACTACCAGCTGGCGACAAACGGGCTGACGCACTGAAGGCACAACTACCGTGGCGATGCCCACATTACACCGCCTTCGGGGATAATCACCGTAGGCAAGCAAACCTACTGCCTGAAGCGTTCACCTTTCAGACAACTTTCGATGTAGACGACGTATCGGTCGTAGAGAAAGCTATCACTGCGGCACGCGAACTTGACACGAAGCCTGGACGTTGGCGCAGTAAGTTATTGCATATGGAATATTCAGCCCGCAAGAAACTGCATATTGACTTCCGTCTTCCACTCGGTATGACCGTAGAGGAGGCGCAGCAGGCTTATGGCGAGGCTATCGGTGTGCCCTATGACAAATCCTGCATCACTCCCGAACGCTTTATTTATGTCACATCCATTGACGACGAAATCTATCGCTCGAAAGAATGGTATCAACCCCTCAATGATGACGATCGTGAGATGTATGTAGCTGCTTTCCGAGGACGTGGACTTACGGACGATGGGCGCACGCTTGCCTATCAAGTGCCAACGGCAGAAGCTACACACACACCGAAAGAGGAAACCACGCACACGCAGCCTACGACCTGCACAGAAAAGCAGTTGCGCATCTTCGACCTCAGTCGTGAAGCTGCAGGCTTAAAGGATGTAGATATCAACCGCATAGGCTCACGCCACACCTCTCTGCAGGCTATCCTCTCCATTGCAGCCAGCCGACTGATGAGCGAGGAAGAACTCTTGGCAGTGGTGCAGCAGCGCATGCCTGAATATGCTAAGGAGCAGGATTGCCGTCAGCTTATCCACGATTTTTATGCGAAATATCACGACGACTCAAAGATTTTCAACGCAACCGTTCAACGTATCAATGCCCTTGCTGAACAGGAGGCTGGCGAAGATGTCTCTAATCTTAAAACAGCCGTAACGAGTGGCTTAATGGGCAACCAGACCTTCTCCATACCCACACCGAAGGCAAAGCCCCAATATGTTGCAGACATCGAAAACGCCATCTTACGTCTGCCTGCACTAAAAGCAACCTTAGCAGGCGTTCCAGAAGGGATGAAGATACCTGTTCTCTGTGCTGTCATGCCTCTGGCAGCCGCTTACGCCGACAGCGTAACGGTGGAATACTGCGACGGAAAGCGAATGCAGCTGGGACTTATGTCGGTCATCGTCGGTCCGCAAGCATCGGGCAAAAGTGCGTGTAAGGAAGCCCTCGACACATGGCTCGAAAGGATGAACGAGGACGACGAAAAGGCGCGAAAGCAGGAAGACGAATGGAAGGAGAAACGCCGTAACCGAAAGGCTAACGAAAAGGCTCCCGAAGACCCAAGAGTGATGATACGCAACGTGCCAGTTACCATCTCGTGTTCTACCCTACTGAAACGTATGAAATATGCACAGGGGCACACGCTCTTCTCCTTTGGTGAGGAACTCGACACGCTACGAAAGACAAACGGTGCAGGCTCGTGGTCGCAGAAGTATGACATCTATCGCCTCGCCTTCGATAACGGACGGTGGGGACAAGATTATAACTCTGATCAGGCAGAGAGCGGAGTTGTTGACGTTGCCTATAATTGGACCATACTCGGCACATACGGTGCGCTGGCAAAATGCTTTCAAGGCGACAACGTGGAGAACGGACTCTCCTCACGCATCATCTTCTCCGAAATGCCCGACAACGCTTTTGCTCCTATGCCCCGCTTCCGAGGAATGATTGACAGGGATTCTGCCGCCATTCGTGAAGCCGTAGAAAAGCTGTGTGCTGCCAACGGATTCCTTGACACCCCCCGATTGCGCAAACGAATTGCTAATTGGGTGGAAGAGAAACGTCTTGAGGCATCACGCACCTGGGACATTGTCAAAGACACCTATCGCAAACGTGCTGCCGTCATAGGCTTTCGCTGTGGCGTTGTCTATAGGCTGATCGTCGAGAAAGAGTCGAAAGCCTGCCTTGACTTTGCCGAGGCTATGGCTGAATATGTCTTACAAGCACAAATGCAAATCTTCGGAAAGCCACTGCTTACACAGATGGGTAAGACAATGGAGGGAAACGAGAGAAGAAGCAGAAACAAGAATATTCTTGAAGAATTACCACAGACATTCACGCTCGACGACCTTAACCGACTGAAACCTGAGAATACGAACATTGGGACGCTGCGCGTTATGATTCATCGATGGAAGGCGGACGGATGGATTGAAAAGGTAAAGGAAGGCGAATGGAAGAAGACTGTGACTGTATAA
- a CDS encoding YtxH domain-containing protein, translated as MKTLGYVCAFLCGSITGAALGLLLAPEKGTDTRSKISDAVDDFCKKHDIKLSRKEAEDFVEDIKDAASDAI; from the coding sequence ATGAAGACATTAGGTTATGTTTGCGCATTCCTCTGTGGTAGCATCACAGGCGCAGCTCTCGGACTTCTTTTGGCTCCAGAGAAGGGTACAGACACACGTTCAAAGATTTCTGATGCTGTTGACGATTTCTGCAAGAAGCATGATATCAAGCTCAGCCGCAAGGAAGCTGAGGATTTCGTTGAGGATATCAAGGATGCAGCTTCAGACGCTATCTAA
- a CDS encoding DUF3127 domain-containing protein produces the protein MQDLENIVFKVKALQPVVKGISQRDGQAWQRRDVVLEAEENVVYPDALVATLHGSMIEKFTLQEGDRLKVSLHYGVRQWQDRWFNDIRIIKFERV, from the coding sequence ATGCAAGATTTAGAAAATATCGTTTTCAAGGTGAAGGCTTTACAGCCAGTAGTAAAAGGAATCAGCCAGCGTGACGGACAAGCTTGGCAACGTCGTGACGTAGTGCTGGAGGCAGAAGAGAATGTTGTCTACCCTGACGCATTAGTAGCCACGCTGCACGGCAGTATGATTGAGAAGTTTACCCTTCAAGAGGGCGACCGCCTAAAGGTGAGCCTGCATTATGGCGTCCGTCAGTGGCAAGACCGCTGGTTCAACGACATCCGTATCATTAAGTTTGAGAGGGTATAG
- the ruvX gene encoding Holliday junction resolvase RuvX, which translates to MSRILAIDYGKKRTGLAVTDPLCIIANGLATVPTSELFEFLNQYIAKEAVSQLVIGKPIQSNGQPSENLARVEQFVNRWRKAHPELPIDYYDERFTSVIAHQAMIAGGVKKKTRREDKGLVDEISATIILQDYMRSKGL; encoded by the coding sequence ATGAGTAGAATTTTAGCGATAGATTACGGTAAAAAACGTACAGGATTAGCTGTCACCGACCCATTGTGCATCATCGCCAATGGGTTGGCGACTGTTCCTACGTCTGAACTTTTTGAGTTTTTGAACCAGTATATTGCAAAGGAAGCGGTCAGCCAGCTTGTCATTGGCAAACCTATACAGTCCAATGGTCAGCCGAGTGAGAACCTCGCTCGTGTGGAGCAATTTGTCAATCGTTGGCGCAAGGCACACCCAGAGTTGCCTATTGATTATTATGACGAGCGCTTTACGTCGGTTATCGCTCATCAAGCAATGATTGCGGGTGGGGTTAAGAAGAAGACCCGCCGTGAAGATAAGGGACTTGTTGACGAGATTTCGGCAACAATTATCCTACAAGATTATATGAGGTCCAAGGGGCTTTAA
- a CDS encoding SPOR domain-containing protein, giving the protein MKKFMVLGAAMCVAMAFTGCKSSESAYKKAYEKAKSQEQNTTTNTDDNATQQDAVVAPVETQPVTQAPVVDNYDNEPVRRETVSVVNGSGLKAYSVVVGSFSIKSNAEGLQQRLKNAGYDAQVAYNAGNNMYRVVASTYDSKASAVQSRNQLRATYADAWLLSR; this is encoded by the coding sequence ATGAAGAAATTTATGGTTTTGGGCGCAGCTATGTGTGTTGCAATGGCTTTCACTGGCTGTAAGTCAAGCGAGAGTGCATACAAGAAGGCTTACGAGAAGGCTAAGTCTCAGGAGCAGAATACTACTACGAATACTGATGACAACGCAACTCAGCAGGACGCTGTTGTAGCTCCAGTAGAGACTCAGCCAGTTACGCAGGCTCCAGTTGTTGATAATTACGACAATGAGCCAGTACGCCGCGAGACTGTTTCTGTTGTAAATGGTTCTGGTTTGAAGGCTTACAGCGTAGTTGTTGGTTCATTCAGTATTAAGTCTAACGCTGAGGGCTTGCAGCAGCGTTTGAAGAATGCTGGCTACGATGCTCAGGTTGCTTACAATGCTGGTAACAATATGTATCGCGTTGTTGCTTCTACTTACGACAGCAAGGCTTCAGCTGTTCAGAGCCGCAATCAGCTCCGTGCTACTTACGCTGATGCTTGGTTGCTCTCTCGATAA
- the def gene encoding peptide deformylase — translation MVLPIYTYGQPVLRKVAEDIPLDYPDLQELIQNMFETNTASDGVGLAAPQIGKSIRVVVVDLDVLSDTFPEYKDYRHAFINGHILEYDDSETETLEEGCLSLPGVHESVTRAKRVYVKWYDENLVEHEEWIDGYLARVIQHEFDHLEGRVFTDRISPFRKQMITSKLKALLQGKVRCHYRVKAPRK, via the coding sequence ATGGTATTACCCATTTACACATATGGTCAGCCAGTGTTGCGAAAGGTAGCCGAGGATATCCCCCTCGATTATCCTGACCTCCAAGAACTGATACAAAATATGTTTGAGACCAACACCGCCAGCGATGGTGTCGGTTTGGCAGCACCACAGATTGGTAAGTCTATCCGTGTCGTTGTTGTCGACTTGGATGTGCTCTCAGACACCTTCCCTGAGTATAAAGACTATCGTCATGCTTTCATCAATGGTCACATCCTTGAGTATGATGACTCTGAGACGGAGACCTTGGAAGAGGGATGTCTCTCTCTGCCAGGTGTTCACGAGAGTGTGACACGTGCAAAGCGTGTCTACGTAAAGTGGTATGACGAGAATCTCGTTGAGCATGAGGAGTGGATTGATGGCTATCTTGCTCGCGTTATCCAGCATGAGTTTGATCACCTCGAAGGTCGTGTCTTTACTGATCGTATCTCGCCATTCCGCAAGCAGATGATTACCAGCAAGCTCAAAGCCCTTCTGCAGGGAAAAGTTCGCTGCCACTATCGTGTGAAGGCTCCACGTAAGTAA
- a CDS encoding DUF5675 family protein, with translation MEIIIRRTAFKEGYTIGNLYILPEQAGIEKKSMPTPANNKEIDVPKQIVNEEKAMPEWFCNTMEPTARKLTSQMPLTLIRRHKIIGKTAIPTGRYRILITRSRRFGRWLPLLLNVKGFEGIRIHAGNKPEDTRGCILLGFNRRKGYVLDSTRCVLTLVKMMTEAIAKGEKVFVEVR, from the coding sequence ATGGAAATAATCATCAGACGTACCGCCTTTAAAGAAGGCTACACAATAGGAAACCTCTATATTCTGCCCGAACAGGCTGGAATTGAAAAGAAAAGTATGCCTACACCAGCTAACAATAAAGAAATAGATGTGCCTAAACAAATAGTTAATGAAGAAAAGGCTATGCCCGAATGGTTCTGCAATACGATGGAGCCAACAGCGAGAAAGCTGACTTCTCAAATGCCGCTGACACTCATCCGCAGGCATAAAATAATTGGAAAGACAGCTATCCCCACTGGGCGTTATCGCATCCTCATCACACGCAGCCGACGGTTCGGACGATGGCTGCCGCTGCTGCTGAACGTGAAGGGTTTTGAGGGGATAAGGATTCATGCGGGGAATAAGCCAGAAGACACACGGGGATGTATCCTCCTCGGTTTCAACCGACGCAAAGGATATGTGCTCGACTCTACCCGCTGCGTGCTCACACTCGTTAAGATGATGACGGAGGCAATAGCGAAAGGAGAAAAGGTGTTTGTGGAAGTGAGGTAA
- a CDS encoding phage holin family protein encodes MFSNDKNVETIAQLVEVLKHYIGLQSEYMKLDVIEKVVRLLTVITIMVVFCTILLISLIYLSFAAAFALQTLVGSLIWAFLIVGGGYLLLLFFFILLRRSLIERPLVRFLGSLLMSK; translated from the coding sequence ATGTTCTCAAACGACAAGAACGTAGAAACAATAGCACAACTCGTAGAGGTGCTAAAGCATTATATCGGGCTTCAGTCAGAGTACATGAAGCTCGATGTAATAGAAAAGGTCGTGCGATTACTGACCGTGATTACAATCATGGTTGTTTTCTGCACTATCTTATTAATTTCCCTAATTTATCTCTCCTTTGCTGCAGCCTTTGCATTGCAGACATTGGTGGGTTCACTTATTTGGGCTTTCCTGATTGTTGGTGGTGGCTATTTGCTATTACTCTTTTTCTTCATCTTACTACGTCGCAGTCTTATTGAACGCCCATTGGTAAGATTCTTGGGAAGTCTCTTAATGTCAAAATAA
- the thrS gene encoding threonine--tRNA ligase, with translation MVKITFPDGSVREYEQGVTGFQIAESISPALARDVVSCGVNGETTELNRPINEDASIALYKFDDEEGKHTFWHTSAHLLAEALQELYPGIQFGFGPAVENGFFYDVMPAEGQTISENDFPKIEEKMRELAKKNEPVVRRNVSKADAVKEFTADGQEYKVEHIVEDLEDGTISTYSQGNFTDLCRGPHLVSTGAIKAVKITSVAGAFWRGDAKREQMTRIYGITFPKKKMLDEYLEMLEEAKKRDHRKIGKEMELFMFSDRVGKGLPIWLPKGTQLRLRLQELLRRLLRPYNYQEVITPGIGGKNLYVTSGHYAHYGKDAFQPIHTPEEDEEYMLKPMNCPHHCEIYAYKPRSYKDLPLRIAEFGTVFRYEKSGELHGLTRVRTFTQDDAHIFVRPDQVKAEFENNIDIILKVFKTFGFDNYEAQISLRDPEDKEKYIGSDEVWEESEAAIKEACAEKGLNARVELGEAAFYGPKLDFMVKDAIGRRWQLGTIQVDYNLPNRFKLEYTAEDNSKKTPVMVHRAPFGSLERFTAVLIEHTAGHFPLWLTPDQVAILPISEKYNDYAQKVKAYFDAHDVRSIMDDRNEKIGRKIRDNELKRVPYMVIVGEKEAAEGLVSMRQQGGGEQATMTMEAFAERINNEVAEQLKGLD, from the coding sequence ATGGTTAAAATCACTTTCCCAGACGGTTCCGTTCGTGAATACGAGCAGGGCGTAACTGGTTTTCAAATCGCCGAGAGCATTTCGCCGGCTCTCGCCCGTGACGTTGTATCTTGCGGTGTAAATGGCGAAACAACAGAACTCAACCGTCCTATCAATGAGGACGCAAGCATCGCACTTTACAAGTTCGATGACGAAGAAGGTAAGCACACCTTCTGGCACACTTCTGCCCACCTCCTCGCTGAGGCTTTGCAGGAGCTTTACCCAGGCATTCAGTTCGGATTCGGACCAGCTGTTGAGAACGGCTTCTTCTATGACGTGATGCCTGCAGAGGGTCAGACAATCTCTGAGAACGACTTCCCAAAGATTGAAGAGAAGATGCGCGAACTTGCTAAGAAGAACGAGCCAGTCGTTCGTCGTAACGTCTCTAAGGCGGATGCTGTTAAGGAGTTTACTGCCGATGGACAGGAATACAAGGTGGAGCACATCGTAGAGGACCTCGAAGATGGCACTATCTCAACATATTCGCAGGGTAACTTCACCGACCTTTGCCGTGGCCCTCACCTCGTTTCAACAGGTGCTATCAAGGCTGTCAAGATAACCAGCGTTGCTGGAGCTTTCTGGCGTGGCGATGCTAAGCGCGAGCAGATGACACGTATCTACGGTATCACCTTCCCTAAGAAGAAGATGCTCGACGAATACCTCGAGATGCTCGAAGAGGCTAAGAAGCGCGACCACAGAAAGATTGGTAAGGAAATGGAACTCTTTATGTTCTCTGACCGCGTCGGAAAGGGTCTTCCTATCTGGTTGCCAAAGGGTACACAGCTGCGCCTGCGCCTGCAGGAGCTCTTGCGTCGTCTCCTCCGTCCTTACAACTATCAAGAGGTAATCACACCGGGTATCGGTGGTAAGAACCTCTACGTAACTTCTGGTCACTATGCTCACTATGGCAAGGATGCTTTCCAACCAATCCACACACCAGAGGAGGACGAAGAGTATATGCTTAAGCCAATGAACTGTCCTCACCACTGTGAGATTTACGCTTACAAGCCACGTTCTTACAAAGATCTTCCACTGCGTATCGCAGAGTTCGGAACCGTGTTCCGTTATGAGAAGAGTGGTGAGCTTCACGGACTTACACGTGTTCGTACCTTCACACAGGATGATGCACATATCTTCGTGCGTCCTGACCAGGTAAAGGCAGAGTTTGAGAACAATATCGATATCATCCTCAAGGTGTTCAAGACCTTTGGTTTCGATAACTACGAGGCGCAAATTTCCCTCCGCGACCCAGAGGACAAGGAGAAGTATATCGGCTCTGACGAGGTATGGGAAGAGAGCGAAGCAGCCATTAAGGAAGCATGCGCAGAAAAGGGTCTCAACGCTCGTGTAGAGCTTGGTGAGGCAGCGTTCTACGGTCCTAAGCTCGACTTCATGGTGAAGGATGCTATCGGTCGTCGTTGGCAGCTCGGTACAATCCAGGTTGACTATAACCTCCCTAACCGCTTCAAGCTCGAATATACAGCAGAGGACAACTCTAAGAAGACACCAGTGATGGTTCACCGTGCACCATTCGGTTCACTCGAGCGTTTCACTGCCGTTCTCATCGAGCACACAGCAGGTCACTTCCCACTCTGGTTGACACCTGATCAGGTTGCCATCCTCCCAATCTCTGAGAAGTATAACGACTATGCTCAGAAGGTGAAGGCTTACTTCGATGCTCACGACGTACGTTCAATCATGGACGACCGCAACGAGAAGATTGGTCGCAAGATTCGCGACAACGAGCTTAAGCGTGTTCCTTACATGGTTATCGTGGGCGAGAAGGAAGCAGCCGAAGGCCTCGTATCAATGCGTCAGCAGGGCGGTGGCGAACAGGCAACGATGACAATGGAAGCCTTCGCAGAGCGTATCAACAACGAGGTTGCTGAACAGCTGAAGGGGTTGGATTAA